A single window of Vigna unguiculata cultivar IT97K-499-35 chromosome 1, ASM411807v1, whole genome shotgun sequence DNA harbors:
- the LOC114189136 gene encoding aspartic proteinase NANA, chloroplast has protein sequence MGRMMQWNKTNNSNNMFKVSILLTFTLLLFSLPAPVHGATLALVHRNHDRFTGGKMDRLEAVKGFVQRDNHRRLQINQRLGYDDDHDTRRRAAETDEAEMPLLTGRDLGIGEYFVEVKVGTPGQKLWLAADTGSEFTWFNCLSLKKTDIPHQRPKKKHPHHARSHHHKTTKNHTKAKKKAKNHKNDPCTGVYCPDKSRTFHSVTCASRKCKVDLSDLFSLTYCPNPSDPCLYDIGYADGSSAKGFFGTDTIILNGANGKQEKLNNLTVGCTKEMLDGINFNEETGGILGLGFVKDSFIDKACSKYGSIFSYCLVDHLSHRDVPSYLTFGGHHRAKLQAEMKKTELILFPPFYGVNVVGMSVGNQMLNITPEVWNFNTQGGTIVDSGTTLTALLTPAYEAVSEALTKPLSSVKKIPAEDFGALDFCFEGDGFDEKIVPRLAFHFAGGVKFEPPVKSYIIDVAPQVKCLGIVPIMGAAGVNVIGNIMQQDHLWQYDFAKRTVGFAPSLCS, from the exons ATGGGGAGGATGATGCAATGGAACAAAACCAACAACTCCAACAACATGTTTAAGGTTTCGATTCTCCTCACTTTCACCctccttctcttttctctccCTGCGCCGGTGCACGGCGCCACCCTCGCGCTCGTGCACCGGAACCATGACCGCTTCACCGGCGGCAAGATGGATCGGTTAGAGGCCGTCAAGGGCTTCGTGCAGAGGGACAACCATCGACGCCTGCAGATCAACCAAAGGCTCGGCTACGACGACGACCACGACACGCGGAGGAGGGCCGCGGAAACCGACGAAGCGGAAATGCCGCTGCTCACCGGCCGCGACCTCGGCATCGGAGAGTACTTCGTCGAGGTTAAGGTCGGCACGCCCGGGCAGAAACTCTGGCTCGCCGCCGACACCGGCAGCGAGTTCACGTGGTTCAACTGCTTGTCGCTGAAGAAGACTGATATCCCACACCAGAGGCCCAAGAAGAAGCACCCGCATCACGCCAGGAGCCACCACCACAAAACGACAAAGAACCACACCAAAGCGAAGAAGAAGGCCAAGAATCACAAGAACGATCCCTGCACTGGTGTCTACTGTCCCGACAAGTCTCGCACATTTCACTCTGTCACATGTGCTTCCAGAAAGTGCAAGGTTGACCTCAGCGACCTTTTCTCCTTGACCTATTGCCCCAATCCCTCTGATCCTTGCCTATACGATATCGG GTATGCTGATGGATCATCTGCAAAGGGGTTCTTTGGCACTGACACAATCATACTAAACGGTGCAAATGGGAAGCAAGAAAAACTGAATAATCTGACAGTTGGGTGCACAAAAGAAATGCTAGATGGGATAAACTTCAACGAGGAAACTGGAGGAATATTGGGGCTGGGGTTTGTGAAGGACTCATTCATTGATAAAGCCTGTAGCAAATATGGTTCCATATTCTCCTACTGTCTGGTTGACCATTTGAGCCACAGAGACGTCCCTAGCTATCTAACTTTTGGAGGCCATCACAGAGCGAAATTGCAGGCTGAAATGAAGAAAACCGAACTCATTCTGTTTCCTCCATTCTATGGTGTGAATGTGGTTGGAATGTCAGTTGGGAACCAAATGCTGAATATCACACCTGAGGTTTGGAATTTCAATACTCAAGGAGGCACCATAGTTGACTCAGGCACAACCCTGACTGCACTACTCACCCCAGCCTATGAGGCAGTTTCTGAGGCTCTGACCAAGCCCCTAAGTTCAGTGAAGAAGATCCCTGCAGAagattttggagctttggacTTTTGCTTTGAAGGTGAtggttttgatgaaaaaatagTGCCAAGATTAGCATTCCACTTTGCAGGGGGAGTAAAGTTTGAGCCACCAGTGAAGAGCTACATCATCGATGTGGCACCCCAAGTGAAGTGCTTGGGAATTGTGCCAATAATGGGTGCAGCTGGTGTAAATGTCATTGGCAATATCATGCAGCAAGATCATCTCTGGCAATATGACTTTGCAAAACGCACAGTGGGTTTTGCTCCTTCTCTCTGCTCCTAG